A region from the Methanofollis liminatans DSM 4140 genome encodes:
- a CDS encoding glycosyl hydrolase family 28-related protein, with amino-acid sequence MTQATGAVTLSVAAADSSPEEKRYADRFCDGTGDQIEIQKAINDLPGEGGEVVLLSGHFRCDDTIRLRSGTMLSGKGAGITVLDFTRGTIYLRDIRGVVVRDFGTTGSGSVWIYNSNVVRVRNVSATTDTSAHGAFWIYAHNAVVDDIEFVNCTALNCSRHGFINNGEGTTKLVKNVRYINCTAINSGLFERYNPWSTGFDLAENSDLENCVVSGCLAEGSWESGFHIENNPAKINVLIENCISRNNGQRENADFGAGYLISGDVTLKNCISENNRRGYYVVTARTPGHPVITDCMDRGSGQSYVLKDTAEIRIQNSSSIDASNMGISVIRSKNITISNFTLKNAAHENIICHSLGIPLQESESGYHELHNIGGMYSCGISVEMSKNVMFSGTIAEKESEEPGTPGSIIRKGVIAAIIGSIVLYFAYRTLKKVKNI; translated from the coding sequence TTGACACAGGCGACAGGCGCAGTGACGCTCTCCGTAGCCGCCGCTGACAGTTCACCTGAAGAAAAACGATATGCAGATCGTTTCTGCGACGGGACCGGGGACCAGATCGAGATCCAGAAAGCAATAAACGATCTTCCCGGAGAGGGGGGCGAGGTCGTTCTCCTCTCCGGACACTTCAGGTGCGATGACACCATCAGGCTCCGCTCCGGCACCATGCTCTCGGGGAAGGGCGCCGGCATCACCGTGCTCGACTTTACCAGAGGGACGATCTATCTCAGAGACATCAGGGGCGTGGTGGTCAGGGACTTCGGCACGACCGGCAGCGGATCGGTATGGATCTATAACAGCAACGTCGTTCGCGTGCGCAACGTCTCCGCTACCACCGATACCTCTGCACACGGGGCATTCTGGATTTATGCGCACAACGCCGTCGTCGACGATATCGAGTTCGTAAACTGCACCGCCCTGAACTGTTCACGCCACGGTTTCATCAACAACGGCGAAGGGACCACGAAACTGGTGAAAAATGTCAGGTATATCAACTGCACAGCCATAAATTCCGGGCTGTTCGAGCGTTACAACCCCTGGTCCACCGGATTCGATCTCGCAGAGAACAGTGATCTCGAGAACTGCGTGGTCAGCGGGTGCCTGGCCGAGGGGTCCTGGGAGTCAGGGTTCCATATCGAGAACAACCCCGCGAAGATCAACGTTTTGATCGAAAACTGCATCAGCCGCAATAACGGACAGAGGGAAAACGCCGATTTCGGTGCCGGTTATCTTATATCGGGCGATGTCACCCTGAAGAACTGCATCTCCGAGAACAACAGGCGGGGATATTATGTGGTAACGGCCCGGACGCCCGGACATCCGGTGATCACAGACTGCATGGACCGGGGTTCAGGCCAGAGTTATGTGCTGAAAGATACGGCAGAGATCCGTATCCAGAATAGTTCAAGCATAGATGCCTCGAACATGGGCATTTCAGTCATCAGATCAAAAAATATCACGATCAGCAACTTTACCCTTAAAAACGCCGCACATGAGAATATCATCTGTCATTCCCTGGGGATACCCCTGCAGGAGTCCGAATCCGGGTATCATGAGCTTCATAACATTGGAGGAATGTACAGTTGCGGCATAAGCGTTGAAATGAGCAAAAATGTGATGTTTTCTGGAACTATCGCAGAAAAAGAATCTGAAGAGCCAGGGACGCCGGGATCCATCATCAGAAAGGGCGTCATCGCAGCCATAATCGGTTCAATAGTGCTTTATTTCGCGTACCGCACATTAAAAAAGGTTAAAAATATATGA
- the epsC gene encoding serine O-acetyltransferase EpsC yields the protein MEEECPGYPDGSQGFAVQWVHEGGTPAVEACPVSDYMQDLLPYLRRPETAVSYGRIRSGYIVLRYALMHRGYRAVFFYRLARKTREKNLGFFLPLLNILNRILNAIAISTGSEIGAGLFIPHAQCIVIGYSSKIGRNVTVYQGVTLGQVPGKRKNGRTFPTIGDNVMLGAGAKILGPVTIGNNAMIGANAVVLSDIPENAVAAGVPARVVGRVHDNYPTLLKKERQHAFEHSGDKIGRESNEF from the coding sequence GTGGAGGAAGAATGTCCGGGCTACCCTGACGGTTCTCAGGGTTTTGCCGTACAATGGGTTCATGAGGGGGGCACCCCGGCGGTGGAGGCGTGCCCGGTGTCTGATTATATGCAGGACCTCCTGCCCTATCTCAGGCGACCGGAAACCGCCGTTTCCTATGGGCGCATACGGTCCGGGTATATCGTACTCAGATACGCCCTCATGCACAGGGGCTATAGGGCCGTTTTCTTTTACCGCCTGGCGAGGAAGACCAGAGAAAAAAACCTCGGGTTCTTCCTCCCCCTTCTGAACATACTCAACCGCATCTTAAACGCGATCGCCATCTCCACAGGCTCGGAGATCGGTGCCGGTCTCTTCATCCCCCATGCCCAGTGCATCGTCATCGGCTACTCCTCGAAGATCGGGCGCAATGTGACCGTGTACCAGGGAGTCACCCTCGGGCAGGTGCCCGGGAAGAGAAAGAACGGGAGAACGTTCCCGACGATCGGCGACAACGTGATGCTCGGGGCCGGTGCGAAGATCCTGGGTCCGGTGACGATCGGGAACAATGCGATGATCGGCGCAAACGCCGTTGTGCTCTCTGACATCCCTGAAAACGCCGTCGCCGCCGGTGTCCCGGCGCGGGTGGTCGGGAGGGTGCACGACAATTACCCGACCCTGTTGAAAAAGGAGCGACAGCATGCATTTGAGCATTCGGGCGATAAAATAGGGAGAGAATCCAATGAATTTTAA